A genomic stretch from Plasmodium cynomolgi strain B DNA, chromosome 8, whole genome shotgun sequence includes:
- a CDS encoding hypothetical protein (putative): MVSKSVCLKCVWGIHPSKLGKENNYHISYLYADRYGTHVLPTMEGNFPELFPADGDTDNLREYLNQGDIKFENEDLKKEREQIKNDPQFVQCVKNIWTNVLNKPIDGRFTKVEYFKIMLRICKVLIPQFDIKEVIKIVSDEWNNDCKGKKYLNFESFFNAFFELADIWTPTINANDYAHLWKTLFYRITFIEIRKKNGEVVKKKPVIMIHFRRKEDVKKLSLFENPILGSNNEQNHHDRCSSFIKNMKSIKRLSTQVEQFKKQFTKRFSDSYKIQESFLYDDDLDPQDILDRNLFENLLNNRNNDSYLQRNIVLLDVDEINPLEYLDGIDSQEGECSSSRGYPRDRNYSACRDDRLSSTDKGRTEEESKPTKEQKNQLKDDPTERNKKLHSEALDKSHPSIQGSIAKRNTFTFAVKTDKQNEKDEEMDKGRRKTEGSLAEGTYVLKEIQEKTKKSSRDEAGEAGEAKVMGTDEGKEKVSLESSLLIDGINFAEFTKECKIVDLNDHEGGVSIDGKDTDAEERDPLSDLVPTKQRHFLRLDSNLDFGEETLRKEARGEFPQLGQGGDHQEGEAKGEDSGEDSGEDNGEANGEDNGEANGEANGEANGEAKSHVEGDSTDDLGRGDPTQSSPRGSGEKKAQGGATTGEAEDEEGVVEGDMDASVGEGKKGAQLGEGKKAALPGEGKKAALPGDGDDVVSTQKGKGDAPAGEEASLVNRPQDESNLSVVQNRVEERGSPSATRGVEKEAAKDDAHGSDEEYLDALRSNLAIEEAAEGGEDKASVPIDEQEGRSKKSIDLLKAKNYLENEKRTLEELKQEKNKFRKEKKNDVRMGELLDESQTHLERQSSVNDIEGEAKAKKVLLGEGSTDSTFNIKDISFDDKLDKEVRKQEEVRKQEEEGGEAAEGGEEAERGDAAKGGDTAERGEDTATHGEDTATHGEDTAAHGEDTAAHGEDAAHGDTATHGEDAQSNQQRELFETVNKDMANKMDSYKGNVDLFMKKMKRRSDSKGEAINKHVDRADLAEQSEVEDAGWEDEPADGDSQENGFGSEGSQGEINMDKPKEDFLVSLEIKKSIDERNQNGKSGTSPFDINKTFSEMGKILNEVIIQSEVAVLKKGHQGALLRRGSPNDESQLVGDQVDDELVKDIMRNQDVVRGILFDDDELGGSGHTGGESQTGGALTSPRNGEEGIEALTEGTLHAGTEEALHAGTEEALHAGTEEALHAGTEEALHAGTEQALHAGTEEALHAGIEKTAPIGDQHAVERVPTDENDLESHPGEAKRESLDRSGSSGGKSDMVGHPGGAKSESLERSKRDQSDEQVIEKAEATERAMKEVESPGQVIEKVEATEQATKKMNSPGEPMKGEASPEQGGEGGALDGGNTVGGITVEGITVGGTTEGGITVEGNTEGGFTGGAPLVQAPTGGATEEGAFNPADTANCSKDNPADTANRLKDNLADMANRLKDNPADTENRLKDNPADMAANPSDVANRVKTKYLLVEDSHKMRNFIKINRRNKKENFVVMSRRREKHIYSLARKLKMDLIEPPLILRRNVALEKKFLSPLGKLINENLKEGKSIECKKMMDLTLEFLNSIISKNNGSILYLTGKFLDYWEYFLYKWKKLSSLSYLNYMSFLNLNFLKNVDEGENIDVCSFLVEDRNLILANPFKDSFPIFCVILQEHEGVARREERTHVERIYEDLLNLFHERSSGPLQVIKVDGKDMQLGDNLGKHKKGKTSNSSGVAPSVGSTEEDEVGSEGQGDTPSGEATEENSTNEQCDGEDEQMLRVLKRERLADDAKGAEGMNGTDATNGTNGTNGTNDTHSADHSDPPETVDEDVGAEEECLTVGGSEENYSQGGRATDEDTKDEGETDEDETDEDEADEDSTGEDGTDEDSTDEDGTDEDGTDEDSTDGDETDEEEGKATAPRRNPSKENRDEKRTSRGILNVENISENYFCQMSKEMCYVYRCDDPEKYYRGYYGELKGSIRSMKLERDIRLLVERVKELHKGDAAGEAVVAGEADESGGRKEEDVARAVKEKFGIRVIRVDLVSQKSIGKRDRRDERDRSKEDTLWKIFHVNMIRSQFSYHLKNNFFPFKYCPKQGSGVLVMNLRRRIRGRDSPLEEAASREEAASREVATRREEAGRTLEGSIGVDESVRGRGADRVDDLAEVLSDEGEDADRGSAQASGVEGSSVRGDSARQGQAKSGGAQVTMLNGRQLTMLNGLQRKKSFVGQTNLRYYRHWGAYYKYCPVSYVNERRFVKGKKQFMVTYKNNMYLLESAEKMREFLMYPKFYSSNKIKENIGFTMVIYFSSKDVKKKIMNIVRERERVVHIDLEDYFSGGFLSGEDQGWVAEKGAGQAAGQAAGQAAEKGEGETYTNVESYMFEINRLLEGKTVSPLFIVRYLCMRMNKAHSFNVFVLRQVEEALHELRRQFERALGGESANGVDCKGEASPEEDPAEEDYPDDDPPEEDSPEDTPTEGDSPDDDPTEGASPEDAPQKKISLKAVKIRALHSLLIAQGRSSEASVQFSSLVSDLFRCTTLSSINRTIDQLICAISTQLEDENGKYAQELESPSDYQLGKPSLGDPPLRTTPQSTHFIVTGLPLDSKIYEYLKKVNLQIDTIIAFEVKKKKKKQMRENIHQGILRRTQKDSNDVCEITWGEDSMYVFSKNYKKEIAHLKKAKYQVHYLKMGTEMNINYYANEVRKLINPYMHSYYDYSEVLRDNTLADKLNCSFTNVYCPYLVSKHNWLYKSSKGVRLVYDIQKEFSNTFGPTCFYILKYVYLFKLTDGMNRKKRNHVLGNFVLGSTWLAKFHDCEIHLNKADVDYLENNVSCVNPSEEYSLEEEQQMVDVLFSRVKPFNLVLNVAKIVAMRVVLHEKLGKCIIRFSPTGGGLFSASSAEQELLNSKYNFLTEKVLNSFEKILKCSFRIPEHVIYLKCGLKASWEKAGYFNEEGEASRRKGGDLKKEAVRGDNSKGEKNGQTKQPFAEVEKKLLTKIKNTSKKNQQVINRLKDNTNVWCIDAGKIHMTKVKTSIENKLRGILQNRNSLFHQMNIKRVDKLWAQFLKKNNYAKLSAFYYYSPVNIDSIVDIDTEYLLLYNSFLFYFRTEEELETFSKNPIRYLTEMKPDPSFVLPFVLVYSDGKMEHLYDELARSTKCAVIHRRNLLSFGFQIGKFKQLIQTNRLTDADMMELLRIRMNQYDVLAHGCILCNLPYTKFQLEHLLKEKKIPHLVFILHKGERRPPMGSSPPQNDDSKTVGKKQKERRRYTPPLTEGTFPQYYPFVKYIEQIFKPKYNNVIHVEQTNVWKMKCKLTNDIEETIQKYQRYNRYKYNHKTAYFKGFNIEERENYEQEIKFDKYCIVTYKKKNILQKCNIFDHYTVNHDGCFYLVSSQDEVVAFEKNPTEFTAIEKPLATFEKVDQVEENEKIENEGFCLVSLRDQNNFVKGNKQCCIKYQQKLYLFENEEKMEKFVSNHGDYLNNQNIFEIIFEKMKNQNDVTTMVYLKTYLYDILCEALYELGKHRPLYPGLSVKLSAIKFLAFFFYKENKLFSAPLRRSYEKNFRSFLSDCQIPIHIQKLREKFQTSCTSKNQDIRKPIKKWTKRDVEKYETFVNLYDKILYSQRRARSD, translated from the exons atggtCTCCAAAAGCGTCTGTCTAAAATGCGTTTGGGGCATCCACCCCTCCAAGCtggggaaggaaaacaatTATCACATAAGCTATCTCTATGCGGATAGGTATGGGACACAC GTGCTCCCCACGATGGAGGGCAACTTCCCCGAGCTGTTCCCCGCGGACGGAGACACAGACAACCTGAGAGAGTACCTAAACCAAGGAGATATAAAATTCGAAAATGAAGACCtgaagaaggaaagggaacaaataaaaaatgatccaCAATTCGTACagtgtgtaaaaaatatatggacTAATGTACTGAACAAACCCATAGATGGGAGATTCACCAAAGTGGagtatttcaaaataatgcTTAGAATATGTAAGGTGTTAATTCCTCAATTTGATATCAAGGAGGTGATAAAAATAGTTAGTGATGAATGGAATAATGATtgtaaagggaaaaagtatCTAAATTTtgaatctttttttaatgcctTTTTCGAATTGGCAGACATTTGGACACCAACAATAAATGCTAACGATTATGCTCACCTTTGGAAGACTCTATTTTACAGAATCACTTTCATCGAAattagaaagaaaaatggagaagttgttaaaaaaaaacctgtCATTATGATACATTTTAGGAGAAAAGAAGATGTGAAAAAACTCTCTCTTTTTGAGAACCCAATTTTGGGTTCTAATAATGAACAGAATCATCATGATAGATGCAGTagctttataaaaaatatgaaatctATAAAAAGGCTATCTACCCAAGTGgaacaatttaaaaagcaATTCACAAAGCGATTTAGCGATAGTTATAAAATTCAGGAGTCCTTCCTTTACGATGATGATCTAGATCCTCAAGACATTTTGGATCgaaatttatttgaaaatcTACTCAACAATAGAAATAATGATTCGTATTTACAGAGAAATATTGTTCTGCTAGATGTGGATGAGATAAACCCTTTGGAGTACCTTGATGGGATAGACTCCCAGGAGGGAGAGTGCTCCTCTTCCAGGGGGTACCCGCGCGACCGCAATTACTCCGCCTGTAGGGATGACCGGCTCTCTTCAACGG ACAAAGGAAGGACCGAAGAAGAGTCCAAACCGACGAAAGAACAGAAGAACCAACTTAAAGATGATCCAACggagaggaacaaaaaactACACAGCGAAGCACTAGATAAGTCTCACCCAAGCATCCAGGGCAGCATcgcaaaaaggaacacattCACCTTCGCAGTGAAAACGGACAAGCAGAATGAGAAAGACGAGGAGATGGACAAAGGAAGGAGGAAGACAGAGGGGTCACTAGCAGAAGGAACGTACGTATTGAAGGAAATTCaggagaaaacgaaaaagtcAAGCAGGGATGAAGCTGGTGAAGCGGGGGAAGCGAAAGTGATGGGCACCGATGAAGGTAAGGAAAAAGTCAGCTTAGAAAGCTCCCTCCTCATTGACGGAATAAACTTTGCCGAATTCACCAAGGAGTGCAAAATTGTCGATTTGAATGACCACGAGGGGGGTGTCTCTATCGATGGGAAGGACACTGATGCGGAGGAGAGGGACCCTTTGAGTGACCTGGTCCCGACGAAGCAAAGGCACTTCCTGCGCCTGGACTCGAATCTAGATTTTGGCGAGGAGACGCTTAGGAAGGAGGCCCGGGGGGAGTTCCCCCAGCTGGGCCAGGGGGGGGATCATCAAGAGGGGGAGGCGAAAGGGGAAGATAGCGGAGAAGATAGCGGAGAAGATAACGGAGAAGCTAACGGAGAAGATAACGGAGAAGCTAACGGAGAAGCTAACGGAGAAGCTAACGGAGAAGCTAAATCCCACGTGGAGGGCGACTCAACGGATGACCTAGGCAGGGGAGACCCCACGCAAAGCTCCCCACGAGGCAGcggggagaagaaggccCAGGGGGGCGCCACGacgggagaagcagaagacgaagaaggagTAGTGGAGGGAGATATGGACGCGTCGGTTGgggaaggtaaaaaaggCGCCCAGCTTGGGGAGGGTAAAAAGGCCGCTCTCCCTGGCGAAGGCAAAAAGGCCGCTCTCCCCGGGGATGGTGACGATGTAGTGTCGactcaaaaagggaaaggcgACGCCCCTGCGGGGGAAGAAGCCTCACTTGTGAATCGACCCCAAGACGAGTCTAACCTGTCGGTGGTGCAGAATAGGGTTGAAGAGAGAGGAAGTCCTAGTGCAACCAGAGGTgtagaaaaggaagcagcTAAGGATGACGCGCATGGGTCGGATGAAGAATACTTGGATGCGCTGAGAAGCAATTTAGCAATAGAGGAAGCAGCTGAGGGAGGAGAGGACAAAGCGAGCGTACCGATCGACGAGCAAGAAGGTAGATCCAAAAAATCAATCGATCTGCTTAAGGCTAAAAACTACCTAGAGAATGAGAAGCGCACTTTGGAGGAGCTAAAGcaggagaagaacaaatttcggaaggagaaaaaaaacgacgtgCGCATGGGGGAACTTCTCGACGAAAGTCAGACTCACTTGGAGAGACAATCCAGCGTGAATGATATTGAAGGGGAAGCTAAGGCCAAGAAGGTTCTCCTTGGGGAGGGGTCAACCGACTCCACGTTCAACATAAAGGATATTTCGTTTGATGACAAGCTGGATAAAGAGGTGAGGAAGCAGGAAGAGGTGAGGAAgcaggaagaggaggggggggaggcagccgaagggggggaagaagccgaAAGGGGTGAcgcagcaaaagggggggataCCGCTGAACGTGGGGAGGACACCGCTACACACGGGGAGGATACCGCTACACACGGGGAGGATACCGCTGCACACGGGGAGGATACCGCTGCACACGGGGAGGACGCTGCACACGGGGATACCGCTACACACGGGGAGGACGCACAGTCGAACCAGCAGAGGGAGCTCTTCGAAACGGTGAACAAAGACATGGCCAATAAAATGGACTCTTACAAAGGAAATGTCGATCtatttatgaagaaaatgaaaaggaggagcGATTCCAAGGGGGAGGCGATTAATAAGCATGTTGATCGCGCGGACCTTGCTGAGCAGTCTGAGGTAGAGGACGCAGGTTGGGAGGACGAACCAGCAGATGGAGACTCCCAGGAGAATGGGTTCGGTAGTGAGGGTAGCCAAGGGGAGATCAACATGGACAAGCCGAAAGAAGACTTTCTCGTCAGcttggaaattaaaaagagcATCGATGAAAGGAaccaaaatggtaaaagcGGGACCTCCCCCTTTGATATCAACAAGACCTTTAGCGAAATGGGAAAGATATTAAATGAAGTAATTATTCAAAGTGAGGTAGCTGTTTTGAAGAAGGGACACCAAGGTGCGCTGTTAAGAAGGGGCTCCCCAAATGACGAATCGCAGTTGGTGGGGGACCAAGTTGATGATGAGCTCGTGAAGGATATAATGCGTAACCAAGACGTTGTGAGAGGCATTCTGTTTGATGATGACGAACTGGGGGGAAGTGGACATACTGGTGGGGAGAGCCAAACGGGGGGCGCCCTCACATCGCCtcgaaatggagaagaagggATAGAAGCTCTCACAGAGGGGACACTGCATGCTGGCACAGAGGAGGCACTTCATGCTGGCACAGAGGAGGCACTTCATGCTGGAACAGAGGAGGCACTTCATGCTGGAACAGAGGAGGCACTTCATGCTGGCACAGAGCAGGCACTTCATGCTGGAACAGAGGAGGCACTTCATGCTGGCATAGAGAAGACAGCGCCGATTGGTGATCAACACGCTGTGGAAAGGGTGCCCACTGATGAGAACGACTTGGAGAGTCATCCTGGTGAGGCGAAACGTGAGTCATTAGACAGGAGTGGAAGTAGCGGTGGAAAAAGTGACATGGTCGGCCACCCCGGCGGAGCGAAAAGTGAGTCACTAGAGAGGAGCAAAAGGGACCAGTCGGACGAGCAGGTCATCGAAAAAGCGGAGGCTACAGAGCGGGCCATGAAAGAAGTGGAGTCACCTGGACAGGTCATCGAAAAAGTGGAGGCTACAGAACAGGccaccaaaaaaatgaactcccCAGGAGAGCCCATGAAGGGGGAGGCGTCTCCTGAACAAGGCGGAGAGGGAGGTGCATTGGATGGAGGAAACACCGTGGGAGGCATCACCGTGGAAGGCATCACCGTGGGAGGCACCACCGAAGGAGGAATCACCGTGGAAGGCAACACCGAAGGAGGCTTTACCGGGGGTGCACCGCTAGTGCAAGCACCAACTGGGGGAGCAACGGAGGAGGGAGCGTTCAACCCAGCTGACACGGCAAACTGCTCCAAGGACAACCCCGCCGACACGGCAAACCGCCTGAAGGACAACCTCGCCGACATGGCAAACCGCCTGAAGGACAACCCCGCCGACACGGAAAACCGCCTGAAGGACAACCCCGCCGACATGGCTGCTAACCCTTCTGACGTGGCAAACCGCGTGAAGACCAAGTACCTGCTCGTGGAGGATTCtcacaaaatgagaaattttatcaaaataaatagaagaaacaaaaaagaaaattttgtcgTGATGTCaaggaggagagaaaaacacATCTACAGTCTTGccaggaaattaaaaatggatcTAATCGAGCCTCCTTTAATATTGAGAAGAAATGTAgcattagaaaaaaaatttttgtctcCTCTTGGAAAGCTAATCAACGAGAATTTAAAGGAGGGAAAGAGCATCGAGTGTAAGAAGATGATGGATCTAACGTTGGAATTCCTGAATAGTATTATATCCAAAAATAATGGCTCCATTTTATATTTGACAGGAAAATTTTTGGACTACTGGGAGTACTTTCTCtacaaatggaagaagctCTCCTCTTTGAGTTACTTGAATTATATGAGTTTCTtgaatttgaattttttaaaaaatgttgatgAGGGGGAGAATATCGATGTGTGTAGCTTTCTCGTGGAGGATCGCAATTTGATTCTTGCCAATCCGTTTAAGGAcagcttccccattttctgCGTCATTCTGCAGGAGCACGAGGGGGTGGCCAG GCGCGAGGAACGAACCCACGTGGAGCGCATCTACGAAGACCTGCTGAACCTCTTCCACGAAAGGAGTTCGGGACCCCTCCAGGTGATAAAAGTTGATGGGAAGGATATGCAGCTGGGTGACAATTTagggaaacacaaaaagggaaagacgAGCAACTCATCCGGAGTCGCCCCTTCTGTGGGTTCTACCGAGGAGGACGAGGTAGGTTCGGAGGGACAAGGGGATACCCCCTCAGGGGAGGCTACAGAGGAGAACTCTACAAATGAACAGTGTGATGGGGAAGACGAACAGATGCTGCGGGTGTTAAAGAGGGAACGGCTGGCGGACGATGCGAAAGGTGCGGAGGGCATGAATGGTACGGACGCTACGAACGGTACGAACGGTACGAACGGTACGAACGATACGCACTCTGCGGACCATTCCGACCCACCTGAAACCGTCGATGAGGACGTGGGCGCAGAGGAGGAATGCCTGACCGTGGGGGGCTCGGAGGAAAACTACTCCCAAGGGGGGCGCGCCACGGATGAGGATACGAAGGATGAGGGTGAGACAGACGAGGATGAGACAGACGAGGATGAGGCAGATGAGGACAGCACAGGTGAGGACGGCACAGACGAGGACAGCACCGATGAGGACGGCACAGACGAGGACGGCACCGATGAGGACAGCACAGATGGGGATGAGACCGACGAGGAAGAAGGCAAGGCCACCGCCCCCCGTAGGAACCCCAGCAAAGAAAACAGAGACGAAAAGCGAACCTCCCGAGGAATACTAAACGTAGAAAATATAAGCGAAAATTACTTCTGTCAAATGAGTAAAGAAATGTGTTACGTGTACAGGTGCGATGACCCTGAGAAGTACTACAGGGGTTACTATGGTGAGTTGAAGGGGAGCATCCGCAGCATGAAGCTGGAGAGGGACATTCGCCTGCTGGTTGAGCGGGTGAAGGAGTTACACAAAGGAGACGCAGCAGGGGAAGCGGTCGTAGCAGGAGAAGCGGACGAATCGGGGGGAcggaaggaggaggatgtGGCCCGCGCGGTGAAGGAAAAGTTTGGCATCCGAGTCATCCGCGTGGATCTGGTTAGCCAGAAGAGCATCGGAAAACGGGACAGACGGGACGAACGGGACAGGTCGAAGGAGGACACCctatggaaaatttttcacgTCAACATGATCAGAAGTCAATTTTCTTACCatcttaaaaataatttttttccgttcaaGTACTGCCCAAAGCAGGGGTCTGGCGTTTTGGTGATGAACCTGAGGAGGAGGATCCGGGGGAGGGACTCCCCATTGGAAGAGGCAGCCAGCAGGGAAGAGGCAGCCAGCAGGGAAGTGGCAACCCGCAGGGAAGAGGCAGGCCGTACTCTGGAAGGCAGCATTGGAGTTGACGAATCTGTTCGTGGAAGAGGAGCTGACCGAGTTGATGATCTCGCGGAAGTTCTCTCCGATGAAGGGGAAGACGCAGACAGGGGGTCTGCCCAGGCGAGTGGCGTGGAAGGGAGTTCCGTTCGAGGGGACAGTGCTCGACAAGGGCAAGCCAAGTCGGGCGGCGCTCAAGTGACCATGCTAAACGGCCGCCAACTGACCATGCTGAACGGCCTCCAACGGAAGAAGTCATTCGTAGGGCAAACGAACCTGCGCTACTACCGGCACTGGGGTGCCTACTACAAGTACTGCCCCGTGAGCTACGTCAACGAGAGGAGGTTTgtcaagggaaaaaaacagttcATGGTGACTTACAAAAACAACATGTACCTACTGGAGAGTGctgaaaaaatgagagagtTTTTGATGTACCCCAAATTTTATTCCAGCAACAagataaaggaaaacataGGGTTCACCATggtgatttatttttccagtAAAGacgtaaagaaaaaaattatgaacattGTGAGGGAGAGAGAAAGGGTAGTGCACATCGATTTGGAGGATTACTTCAGCGGGGGGTTTCTCTCCGGGGAGGATCAGGGGTGGGTCGCGGAGAAGGGGGCAGGACAGGCGGCAGGACAGGCGGCAGGACAGGCGgcagaaaagggggagggagaaaCTTACACCAACGTAGAGTCCTACATGTTCGAGATAAACCGTCTCTTGGAGGGCAAAACCGTGTCTCCCCTCTTCATCGTCCGGTACCTGTGCATGCGGATGAACAAGGCTCATTCCTTCAATGTGTTCGTCCTGCGGCAGGTAGAGGAAGCGCTGCACGAGCTGAGGAGGCAATTCGAACGGGCGCTTGGTGGGGAGAGCGCAAATGGGGTGGACTGTAAGGGAGAGGCCTCTCCAGAGGAGGACCCAGCAGAGGAGGACTACCCAGATGACGACCCTCCAGAGGAGGACTCCCCAGAAGATACCCCCACAGAAGGGGACTCCCCAGATGACGACCCCACAGAAGGGGCCTCCCCTGAGGATGCCCCCCAGAAAAAGATTTCCCTAAAGGCAGTTAAAATCAGGGCCCTCCACAGCTTGCTAATAGCGCAAGGGAGATCCTCCGAGGCGAGCGTCCAATTTAGCTCCTTGGTGAGCGACCTATTTAGGTGCACCACGTTGAGCAGCATAAATAGGACAATTGACCAGCTAATCTGTGCGATCTCGACTCAGTTGGAGGATGAAAATGGGAAGTACGCCCAGGAGTTAGAAAGCCCAAGTGACTACCAATTGGGGAAACCCTCCTTAGGTGATCCCCCATTGAGGACAACCCCTCAAAGTACCCACTTCATCGTAACGGGGCTACCCTTGGATAGCAAAATTTATGAGTAcctaaaaaaagtgaacctACAGATAGACACTATCATCGCATTtgaagtgaagaagaagaaaaaaaaacaaatgagagAGAATATCCATCAGGGAATACTGAGACGAACCCAGAAAGACAGCAATGATGTATGTGAAATTACATGGGGGGAAGACTCTATGTATGTTTTTAGtaagaattacaaaaaagagaTTGCACATTTGAAGAAAGCAAAGTACCAAGTGCACTATCTCAAAATGGGCACCGAGATGAATATTAACTATTACGCAAATGAAGTGAGGAAGTTGATCAACCCGTACATGCATTCCTATTATGACTATAGCGAAGTGCTCAGGGATAACACCCTGGCAGACAAACTAAACTGCTCCTTCACTAATGTGTATTGTCCGTATCTCGTATCGAAGCATAATTGGCTGTACAAAAGCTCCAAAGGAGTAAGGCTAGTTTATG ATATACAGAAGGAGTTCTCTAATACATTCGGACCCACTTGTTTTTATATCCTCAAATATGTGTACCTTTTTAAGCTTACGGATGGAATGAataggaagaagaggaaccACGTACTTGGGAACTTCGTTTTGGGTTCTACCTGGCTAGCTAAATTTCATGATTGTGAAATTCACCTGAACAAGGCAGATGTGGACTACTTAGAGAACAACGTAAGCTGTGTGAACCCCTCGGAGGAGTACTCTCTGGAGGAAGAACAGCAGATGGTGGATGTGCTGTTTTCTCGTGTCAAGCCGTTCAACCTCGTTTTGAATGTAGCAAAAATTGTGGCTATGCGTGTCGTCTTGCATGAGAAGCTGGGCAAGTGCATCATTAGGTTCTCCCCCACGGGTGGAGGTCTCTTCAGCGCGTCGTCCGCCGAGCAG gaattaCTAAACAGCAAATACAACTTCTTAACAGAGAAGGTGCTAAACtcttttgagaaaattttgaaatgcTCCTTTAGGATCCCTGAGCATGTGATTTACTTGAAGTGTGGCCTCAAAGCGTCGTGGGAAAAGGCGGGTTACTTCaacgaagaaggagaggCAAGTCGCAGAAAAGGGGGTGAtctgaaaaaggaagcagtCAGGGGAGACAActcgaagggggaaaagaacgGACAAACAAAACAGCCATTTGCagaggtagaaaaaaaactactgaccaaaataaaaaacacatCGAAGAAAAACCAGCAAGTAATTAACCGATTGAAAGATAACACAAATGTGTGGTGCATCGACGCAGGGAAAATACACATGACCAAGGTGAAGACATCAATAGAGAACAAGCTGAGAGGCATACTCCAAAACAGGAACAGTCTCTTCCATCAGATGAACATAAAGAGGGTAGACAAACTATGGGCccagtttttaaaaaaaaataactacgCCAAGCTGTCAGCTTTTTATTACTACTCTCCGGTCAATATCGATAGCATCGTGGATATAGACACGGAGTACCTGCTACTGTACAactcgtttttattttacttcagAACGGAGGAGGAGCTAGAAACGTTTAGCAAGAACCCCATTCGTTACTTGACAGAGATGAAACCAGACCCATCCTTTGTCCTCCCCTTCGTACTTGTCTACTCggatggaaaaatggaacactTGTACGATGAGCTGGCGAGGAGCACCAAGTGTGCGGTGATCCACAGGCGAAATTTACTCTCCTTCGGTTTTCAAATcggaaaatttaaacaacTTATACAGACGAACCGATTGACCGATGCAGATATGATGGAACTCCTCCGTATTCGGATGAACCAGTACGATGTCCTTGCCCACGGATGCATCCTGTGCAATCTCCCCTATACCAAGTTCCAATTGGAGCATCTGctcaaagagaaaaaaatcccacACCTGGTTTTTATACTGCACAAGGGAGAGAGGCGGCCCCCAATGGGATCATCACCCCCACAAAATGACGACTCCAAAAcggtggggaaaaaacagaaggaGAGAAGAAGGTACACCCCCCCGCTCACTGAGGGGACATTCCCACAGTACTACCCATTTGTGAAGTACATCGAGCAGATTTTCAAGCCAAAATATAACAATGTGATTCACGTAGAACAAACAAATGTGTGGAAAATGAAGTGCAAGCTGACGAACGATATAGAGGAGACAATACAGAAATATCAGAGGTACAACCGATACAAGTATAACCACAAGACAGCCTACTTCAAAGGGTTCAATATtgaagaaagggaaaattacGAACAGGAAATAAAGTTTGATAAATACTGCATAGTTACgtataagaagaaaaacattttacaaaaatgcaaCATATTCGATCACTACACAGTGAACCATGATGGCTGCTTCTACCTAGTGAGTAGTCAGGACGAGGTGGTTGCGTTCGAGAAGAACCCCACGGAGTTTACAGCCATAGAGAAACCACTGGCTACATTCGAAAAAGTAGATCaagtggaagaaaatgagaagaTTGAAAATGAAGGCTTCTGCTTGGTGAGCTTGAGAGACCAAAACAATTTCGTCAAGGGGAATAAACAATGCTGTATAAAGTATCAACAAAAACTTTACCTAttcgaaaatgaagaaaaaatggaaaaatttgtAAGTAATCATGGGGACTACTTAAAcaatcaaaatattttcgaaataatttttgaaaaaatgaaaaaccaAAATGATGTCACTACGATGGTTTATCTGAAGACATACTTGTATGACATCCTATGTGAGGCCCTGTACGAGTTGGGCAAACACCGACCACTCTACCCCGGGCTGAGTGTAAAGCTAAGTGCCATTAAATTTCtggccttcttcttctacaAGGAAAACAAACTCTTTTCAGCCCCCCTGCGGAGGTCTTATGAAAAGAACTTCCGCTCCTTCCTAAGTGACTGCCAAATACCCATACATATACAAAAACTCAGGGAGAAGTTTCAAACTAGCTGTACGAGCAAAAACCAGGACATACGCAAGCCCATCAAGAAGTGGACCAAGCGGGACGTGGAGAAATACGAAACGTTCGTAAATCtgtatgataaaatattgtaCTCGCAGAGGAGGGCAAGGAGTGATTGA